The Thermoplasma acidophilum DSM 1728 genome includes a window with the following:
- a CDS encoding phosphoribosyltransferase: MANKFKATLVSWADIDRWCGNISRKVQASFDVDTIIGIARGGLVPARILSDRLWVKDLLSVKTEHWGITATKDGEAVLKTKINMDLSGKNVLVVDDITDTGESMSLAYDYVKSLKPRELRSATMLHISRSKFVPDYYSELITEKNWAWFIFPWNVYEDLNNLIRKSFTDRINADEVVDALKEDYDLDVSSLNMEEILNDFVVFGRMKKEGRDFVIVQ, encoded by the coding sequence ATGGCCAACAAGTTCAAGGCCACCCTGGTCAGCTGGGCTGACATTGACAGGTGGTGTGGAAACATCAGCAGAAAGGTTCAGGCTTCATTCGATGTGGACACGATCATTGGAATTGCAAGGGGAGGGCTGGTTCCAGCCAGGATACTGTCCGATAGGCTGTGGGTCAAGGACCTTCTCAGTGTGAAGACGGAACACTGGGGCATAACCGCCACCAAGGATGGCGAAGCGGTACTGAAGACAAAAATAAACATGGATCTCTCCGGAAAGAATGTTCTCGTCGTGGATGACATTACCGATACTGGAGAGAGCATGAGCCTAGCTTACGATTATGTGAAATCGCTGAAGCCAAGGGAGCTGAGAAGTGCAACAATGCTGCACATAAGCAGGTCGAAGTTCGTGCCTGATTATTATTCTGAGCTCATAACGGAGAAGAACTGGGCATGGTTCATATTCCCGTGGAACGTATACGAAGATCTGAACAACCTCATAAGAAAGTCGTTCACAGACAGGATTAATGCAGATGAGGTTGTGGACGCCCTCAAAGAGGACTACGATCTTGATGTTTCATCTCTGAACATGGAGGAGATACTCAACGACTTCGTCGTGTTTGGCAGGATGAAAAAAGAGGGT
- a CDS encoding NUDIX hydrolase — MVSTRTGVKIQAVIYRCNEGPEFLILHRNPEHGGFWQNITGNVEPEEDLHEALMREIGEEIGIKQECIDRVSDEIMAFRFWAHGMDFIEHVYAVKIDGSCSVDISRNVDHEHDEYRWMNLEEALSMVRWYTNADAIRIAFLLASTACMSAITPSDKKN, encoded by the coding sequence ATGGTGAGCACTAGAACGGGGGTTAAGATACAGGCAGTCATATACAGGTGCAATGAAGGGCCGGAGTTTCTCATACTGCACAGAAATCCAGAGCATGGAGGTTTCTGGCAGAACATAACCGGCAACGTGGAGCCGGAAGAGGATCTGCATGAGGCACTTATGCGGGAGATTGGAGAGGAGATAGGAATAAAGCAAGAATGCATTGATCGCGTATCTGACGAGATCATGGCGTTCAGATTCTGGGCTCATGGAATGGATTTTATCGAACACGTGTACGCTGTGAAGATTGACGGATCTTGTTCCGTGGATATATCGAGAAATGTAGATCATGAACATGACGAGTACAGGTGGATGAACTTAGAGGAAGCATTAAGCATGGTCAGATGGTACACGAATGCAGATGCAATAAGGATAGCATTCTTACTGGCATCAACAGCATGCATGTCAGCGATCACACCTTCGGACAAAAAGAATTAA
- a CDS encoding adenosine-specific kinase: MVIPAEANIIVGYSHFIKTVEDLNEIIRTHVPGSKYGIGFSEASGDRLIRYDGNDDDLVKACIENIRRISAGHTFVILIRNAYPINILNAVKMCQEVGSIFAATANPLQIIVYKGERGNGVLGVIDGYSPVGVESDADIEKRRQFLRRIGYKE; encoded by the coding sequence ATGGTTATACCAGCTGAAGCGAATATAATAGTCGGTTACTCCCACTTCATAAAGACAGTGGAGGATCTGAACGAGATAATCAGGACACACGTGCCAGGATCTAAATACGGAATAGGCTTCTCTGAAGCAAGCGGGGACAGGCTTATCCGTTATGACGGAAACGATGATGATCTTGTAAAGGCCTGCATAGAAAACATAAGAAGGATCTCTGCAGGGCACACGTTTGTAATACTCATAAGAAATGCATATCCAATAAACATATTGAATGCGGTAAAGATGTGCCAGGAGGTCGGATCGATATTCGCTGCAACAGCCAATCCGCTTCAGATCATAGTATATAAGGGTGAACGCGGTAACGGTGTGCTTGGAGTGATCGATGGCTACTCGCCTGTTGGCGTTGAATCCGATGCAGACATCGAAAAGAGGCGCCAGTTCCTCAGGCGCATAGGCTATAAGGAGTAG
- a CDS encoding TatD family hydrolase, which translates to MERYSGRIFDNHFHLNPKSNFLGAANIFKRSGGTTLNLTNLPSHDAITEYYRRLYDDTIRIGDLVHYELGLEMLITIGPYPFDYFFFERYGSDPVNEMMHGLDLAAKYIEDGKAEAIGEIGFPHVPQPESVMERFWEMLDYAMKIAHDVDAPIVMHTYDLSCEDYAKIEKIAKVNGSVSVVKHHARPSDLTCNTGIARSVPASRSAVRKSLLLSRNFMLETDFINDPIDANRFLPPDSVPKRAQMILQEYDDGSEILNNIFNTIPESIYPKLKEKR; encoded by the coding sequence ATGGAGAGATACAGTGGGAGAATATTCGATAACCATTTTCATTTGAATCCTAAATCGAATTTCCTTGGTGCAGCAAATATATTCAAGAGATCCGGCGGAACCACCCTGAACCTGACGAATCTACCCTCGCACGATGCGATCACGGAGTATTACCGCAGGCTCTACGATGATACCATCAGGATTGGGGATCTGGTTCATTATGAATTGGGCCTCGAAATGCTGATTACGATAGGGCCCTATCCATTCGACTACTTCTTCTTTGAAAGATATGGATCTGATCCGGTGAATGAGATGATGCACGGTTTAGATCTTGCTGCAAAATACATTGAGGATGGGAAGGCAGAAGCGATCGGTGAGATAGGCTTCCCACATGTGCCGCAGCCAGAATCCGTCATGGAAAGATTCTGGGAAATGCTAGATTACGCAATGAAAATTGCCCATGACGTCGATGCACCGATCGTAATGCATACCTACGATCTTTCATGCGAGGATTATGCAAAAATAGAGAAGATCGCCAAAGTCAATGGCTCCGTATCCGTGGTAAAGCATCATGCCAGGCCATCGGATCTGACCTGCAATACAGGGATAGCAAGATCGGTACCGGCGAGTCGCAGCGCTGTCAGGAAATCGCTCCTCTTATCCAGAAACTTCATGCTTGAAACGGATTTCATAAATGATCCGATTGATGCGAATAGATTTTTACCTCCGGATAGCGTTCCCAAGAGAGCACAGATGATACTTCAGGAATACGATGACGGATCTGAAATACTCAATAACATATTCAATACGATACCTGAATCAATATACCCAAAACTGAAGGAAAAACGCTGA
- a CDS encoding PTO1314 family radical SAM protein, whose translation MAILEPVIGRTIKRKISTMSGKKLPFIAGHKLLYTCNLRCDMCPFWRRKDEKLLSLEEEIKMMDSLASAGVSFMGFEGGEPLLRNDLEDILKESHKRFHTSLVTNGWLLKGRASSISRYLDYLFVSIDGRKETHDKQRGVPSSFDHAIEGIKEAKKYVPVAMSTTITTNNMDDIKYVVNLAEELGIGVNIQVSYDYSTADKLSPDRKKLYDLLLDLKKMKEDGAPIVNSKEYFDTLVNSWYYGIPWACKPWSTVNIDPQGRIVMPCYVLNEYAGEKKVWEIDIKELWNTYDWKPYESCNKCSLSCYLEPSIFSWRKPSMVSERIFGSIADYIASIF comes from the coding sequence ATGGCCATACTCGAACCTGTCATAGGTAGAACAATAAAGAGAAAGATATCAACGATGTCCGGTAAGAAACTCCCTTTTATAGCCGGGCATAAGCTGCTGTACACCTGCAACCTAAGGTGCGATATGTGCCCTTTCTGGAGAAGGAAGGACGAAAAGCTTCTTTCTCTTGAAGAAGAGATAAAGATGATGGATTCGCTGGCTTCGGCCGGTGTCTCGTTTATGGGTTTCGAGGGAGGCGAGCCACTGCTCAGGAACGATCTGGAGGATATTCTCAAGGAATCTCACAAGCGTTTCCACACATCGCTGGTCACAAACGGCTGGCTTCTGAAGGGGCGTGCCTCATCCATATCAAGGTACCTGGATTACCTGTTCGTGTCAATAGACGGCCGTAAGGAGACGCACGATAAACAACGCGGTGTACCAAGTTCCTTCGATCATGCGATCGAAGGAATTAAGGAGGCCAAGAAGTATGTTCCTGTTGCGATGAGCACAACCATAACAACGAACAATATGGATGACATCAAATACGTTGTGAATCTGGCCGAAGAGCTTGGTATCGGTGTGAACATACAGGTATCTTACGATTACAGTACCGCAGACAAGTTATCGCCAGACAGGAAGAAGCTCTACGATCTGCTCCTGGATCTCAAAAAGATGAAGGAGGATGGTGCGCCCATAGTAAACTCAAAGGAATATTTCGATACACTAGTTAACTCCTGGTACTATGGTATACCGTGGGCATGCAAGCCATGGTCAACCGTGAACATAGACCCGCAGGGCAGGATAGTTATGCCATGCTACGTGTTAAACGAATATGCAGGGGAGAAAAAAGTGTGGGAAATCGACATAAAGGAATTATGGAATACCTATGACTGGAAGCCATACGAGTCCTGCAACAAGTGTTCGCTCTCATGCTATCTAGAGCCATCCATATTCTCATGGCGGAAGCCGTCAATGGTGAGTGAGAGAATATTCGGAAGCATAGCGGATTACATAGCATCCATATTCTGA
- the gcvPB gene encoding aminomethyl-transferring glycine dehydrogenase subunit GcvPB — protein sequence MEFRQAYYDEPLIKDIKSDTSFKLSEDVDENLLPQDMRRTDLKLPQVSEVDVVRHYTRLSQMNYTVDVGIYPLGSCTMKYNPKYADRIASFAEFRNIHPFQPESTVQGTLQIMYELQEFLKKISDMDAVTLQPMAGADGEFTGILIIKKYFEDLHEDRTEIIVPDSAHGTNPASATMGGFDVVEIPSNSEGMVDLNALKAAISKKTAALMITNPNTLGIFEQNITEIAKILHDAGALLYYDGANLNAIFGITSPGLMGFDIVHFNLHKSFATPHGGGGPGAGPVAVKSFLSDFLPVPVVGYDGKRYFLDYGKKKSIGRVSSFYGSFSILLRAWSYVIRNGDDGLKNATIRAVLNSNYLKKKVEGYYEVPYYPLKKHEFVLSTEKTGRRALDIGKYLLDFGIHSPTVYFPLIVKEAMMIEPTETVSKDDLDRYADVLISALKVPEDDLKSRPRNTAVSRIDEVKAARDLKVRW from the coding sequence ATGGAGTTCAGGCAGGCGTACTATGATGAGCCTCTGATAAAGGACATAAAGTCAGACACGAGCTTCAAGTTATCTGAGGATGTTGATGAGAACCTGCTGCCGCAGGATATGAGAAGGACAGATCTGAAGCTGCCGCAGGTATCAGAGGTTGATGTGGTGAGACACTACACCAGGCTATCCCAGATGAATTACACCGTGGATGTTGGCATCTATCCGCTGGGATCGTGCACCATGAAGTACAACCCGAAGTATGCAGATAGGATAGCTTCCTTTGCGGAGTTTAGGAACATCCATCCGTTCCAACCAGAATCCACTGTTCAGGGGACTCTCCAGATAATGTATGAACTTCAGGAGTTTCTCAAGAAGATATCGGATATGGATGCGGTTACGCTCCAGCCAATGGCAGGTGCGGACGGCGAATTCACGGGCATACTCATAATAAAGAAGTACTTCGAGGATCTGCACGAAGATAGGACTGAGATAATCGTTCCTGACTCTGCCCATGGAACCAATCCTGCTTCTGCAACGATGGGTGGCTTCGACGTTGTGGAGATACCATCGAACAGCGAAGGCATGGTGGATCTCAATGCCCTGAAGGCAGCGATCTCCAAGAAAACAGCTGCGCTCATGATAACGAATCCGAACACGCTGGGCATATTTGAGCAGAACATAACGGAAATAGCCAAGATCTTGCATGATGCTGGGGCTCTTCTATACTACGATGGTGCAAACCTAAACGCCATTTTCGGCATAACATCTCCTGGCCTTATGGGTTTCGATATAGTACACTTCAACCTCCACAAGAGTTTTGCAACACCGCACGGAGGCGGCGGCCCGGGTGCAGGTCCGGTTGCCGTCAAATCGTTCCTTTCCGATTTTCTGCCAGTACCGGTCGTCGGTTACGACGGCAAGAGATACTTCCTAGACTACGGCAAGAAGAAGAGCATAGGCAGGGTATCATCATTCTACGGTTCTTTCTCCATTCTGTTAAGAGCCTGGTCATACGTCATCAGGAATGGAGACGATGGCCTGAAGAACGCAACCATAAGAGCTGTTCTCAATTCAAATTACCTGAAGAAGAAGGTGGAAGGGTATTACGAAGTACCATACTATCCGCTGAAAAAGCATGAGTTTGTGCTCTCAACTGAGAAAACCGGAAGGCGTGCACTGGATATTGGAAAATACCTGCTGGATTTCGGCATACACTCGCCGACCGTCTACTTCCCGCTCATAGTGAAGGAGGCCATGATGATAGAGCCAACCGAAACCGTGAGCAAGGATGATCTTGACAGGTATGCGGATGTACTCATATCGGCGCTGAAGGTTCCAGAGGATGATCTGAAATCCAGGCCCAGGAATACAGCCGTATCGAGAATCGATGAGGTCAAGGCCGCAAGGGATCTAAAGGTGAGGTGGTGA
- the gcvPA gene encoding aminomethyl-transferring glycine dehydrogenase subunit GcvPA has translation MDELLSMLNFLGMKDPEELFSDIPKSVRKKSIGIGGGLDEYRVIDRAMEIGRKNKTDMINFLGNGIYDRVIPEAVNYILSKPEFLDSYTPYQPEISQGMLQSMFEYQSLISDLMGMDVTNASMYDGYSALGEAARMAYRINGHSKILVPESSYDSKISVLRNYIWGLNMKIMKYRIGEDGMIDLDDLSSKIDSDTSAIVVENPNGYGILDKNIFGVKDIKKDAVLISYVDPISLGVVKPPGEYGSDIAVAEGQQLGIPMNFGGPLLGLMSFKMEHIRRSPGRIIGESIDSNGKRAYVMTLQTREQHIRRAKATSNICSNQALLTLAASAYLSIMGSTGLRKVALLTIKHSRMIKEKLSSIGVKPYFSTESFSDVMFRLERDVMEALASKNILGGLKLRQLISDTPMKDATFFTVTEKTDAAAIEKLAAALEVI, from the coding sequence ATGGATGAACTTCTATCTATGCTCAATTTTCTGGGCATGAAGGATCCGGAAGAACTCTTTTCAGATATACCGAAATCAGTCAGGAAAAAGAGTATAGGGATTGGTGGCGGCCTGGACGAGTACCGCGTCATAGATCGCGCGATGGAAATTGGCCGGAAGAATAAGACAGATATGATCAACTTCCTAGGTAACGGTATCTATGACAGAGTTATCCCGGAGGCTGTAAACTACATACTATCAAAGCCGGAGTTCCTTGATTCGTACACACCGTATCAGCCGGAGATATCTCAGGGCATGCTTCAGTCCATGTTCGAGTATCAGAGCCTGATCTCGGACCTCATGGGGATGGACGTCACAAACGCATCGATGTACGACGGTTACTCCGCACTTGGCGAGGCCGCCAGAATGGCTTACAGGATCAACGGCCACAGCAAGATACTGGTGCCAGAATCAAGCTATGACTCAAAGATATCTGTACTGAGGAACTACATCTGGGGTCTCAATATGAAGATCATGAAGTACAGGATAGGAGAGGACGGCATGATCGACCTTGACGATCTATCCTCGAAGATCGACAGCGATACATCCGCCATAGTGGTGGAAAATCCAAATGGATACGGCATTCTTGACAAAAACATCTTCGGAGTAAAGGATATAAAAAAGGATGCTGTTCTAATATCGTATGTTGATCCCATATCTCTGGGTGTAGTCAAGCCGCCCGGAGAATACGGATCCGACATAGCCGTTGCGGAGGGACAGCAGTTAGGCATACCTATGAATTTTGGTGGTCCGCTCCTTGGCCTGATGTCGTTCAAAATGGAACATATAAGGCGGTCGCCTGGCAGGATAATCGGTGAATCTATCGATTCCAACGGTAAAAGGGCATACGTCATGACGCTTCAGACCAGGGAACAGCACATTAGACGTGCCAAGGCTACAAGCAACATCTGTTCAAACCAGGCCCTGTTGACGCTTGCAGCATCGGCGTACCTCTCCATAATGGGTTCCACTGGCTTGAGAAAGGTTGCCCTCCTGACAATAAAGCATTCAAGGATGATAAAGGAGAAACTATCTTCGATCGGAGTAAAACCGTATTTCAGCACAGAATCATTCTCAGACGTTATGTTCAGGCTTGAGAGGGATGTTATGGAGGCCCTTGCCTCTAAGAATATACTGGGCGGTCTCAAGCTAAGGCAGCTTATTTCCGATACACCGATGAAGGATGCAACATTCTTTACCGTCACGGAGAAGACCGATGCAGCTGCAATTGAAAAACTCGCAGCTGCGCTGGAGGTGATCTGA
- a CDS encoding 7-carboxy-7-deazaguanine synthase QueE, translating into MLITEIFHSIQGEGPYAGLPMLFVRTNVCNIRCEWCDTKYSFYGGKEIPLSELLGIVKEAKEGWVCFTGGEPLVQRDALAFVKSVVDMGKNVLIETNGTISIRNFVFSDRIFIDMDVKPPSAKVTKGFLMDNLRYLRKQDYLKIVIKDDTDLDFAIDFVDRYGEGLSFVFQPAWGSDIRRIADRIVGTGYNVRVLPQIHKIIYGDVPGV; encoded by the coding sequence GTGCTGATAACAGAGATATTCCACAGCATACAGGGCGAGGGCCCGTATGCGGGCCTGCCAATGCTGTTTGTCAGGACGAACGTATGCAACATACGATGTGAATGGTGCGATACTAAGTACTCATTCTACGGTGGAAAAGAGATCCCTCTTAGCGAGTTGCTGGGCATCGTTAAGGAAGCAAAGGAGGGTTGGGTATGCTTCACCGGAGGAGAACCGTTGGTGCAGAGAGATGCCCTGGCTTTCGTGAAATCCGTGGTTGACATGGGAAAGAATGTTCTCATAGAAACCAACGGCACAATAAGCATAAGGAATTTCGTATTCTCCGACAGGATATTCATCGACATGGATGTCAAACCGCCTTCAGCAAAGGTCACAAAGGGATTCCTCATGGACAACCTAAGATATCTCCGCAAGCAGGACTATCTCAAGATAGTGATAAAGGATGATACAGACCTGGATTTCGCCATAGACTTCGTTGATAGGTACGGTGAAGGCCTGAGCTTTGTTTTCCAGCCCGCATGGGGTTCCGATATCAGGCGTATAGCCGACCGCATAGTTGGAACAGGATACAATGTCCGCGTTCTGCCTCAAATACACAAGATCATATACGGCGATGTACCTGGCGTGTGA
- a CDS encoding Lrp/AsnC ligand binding domain-containing protein, which yields MSIAFVLISTVPGKEHEVYNKVLKINGVVEAHPLFGEYDIIVKLDMKDFTEIGEVVIEKIRTIDGVIDTKTLTGIKL from the coding sequence TTGTCAATAGCCTTCGTTCTTATTAGCACCGTTCCCGGAAAGGAACATGAAGTGTACAACAAGGTGCTCAAGATTAACGGTGTGGTCGAAGCCCACCCGCTGTTCGGGGAATACGATATTATAGTTAAGCTGGATATGAAGGATTTCACCGAGATAGGTGAGGTGGTCATAGAGAAGATCAGAACAATAGACGGGGTTATTGACACAAAGACGCTGACAGGAATAAAGCTGTGA
- the guaA gene encoding glutamine-hydrolyzing GMP synthase, protein MSTSSYIDQIKNEISEKVKGRAIIAVSGGQDSSLLSVLASQVLGDRLLCVFVDTGLIRIGEVDRVRKFFEEHAMNYRIVDASKRFLEALKGITDPEEKRKIIGKMFIDVLNEEAENFHAEYLLQGTIAPDWIESGGQKRDTIKSHHNVGGLPKEMKLKLVEPLRDFYKDEIRAMSRELGLRTDLQPFPGPGLAVRIVGEITPEKLDLLRRATRIVEDKIESALKPEERPWQYFAVLLPVKTTGVHGDRRAYGYTVAVRMIDSIDAMTGTFTKPSWDLLEDIANTITDEIPDINRVVYDITNKPPATIEWE, encoded by the coding sequence ATGAGCACTTCTTCCTACATCGATCAGATCAAGAATGAGATTTCTGAAAAGGTCAAGGGGCGTGCAATAATTGCAGTATCAGGTGGCCAGGACAGTTCACTTCTCTCCGTTCTCGCATCACAGGTCCTCGGCGATCGATTGCTCTGTGTTTTCGTTGATACCGGCCTCATAAGGATAGGGGAGGTTGACCGGGTCAGGAAGTTCTTCGAGGAACACGCGATGAATTATAGGATAGTGGATGCTTCAAAACGCTTCCTCGAAGCTCTAAAGGGCATAACGGATCCTGAGGAAAAACGCAAGATCATTGGGAAAATGTTCATAGATGTGCTCAATGAGGAGGCTGAGAATTTCCACGCGGAGTACCTGCTTCAGGGTACGATCGCACCGGACTGGATAGAGAGCGGTGGCCAAAAGAGGGATACGATAAAGAGCCACCACAACGTTGGCGGGCTTCCAAAGGAGATGAAGCTTAAGCTTGTTGAACCGTTGCGCGATTTCTATAAGGATGAAATAAGGGCAATGTCAAGGGAACTCGGACTCAGAACCGATCTGCAGCCATTTCCCGGCCCTGGGCTTGCGGTTCGCATAGTTGGCGAGATCACACCGGAAAAACTTGATCTTCTGCGCAGAGCGACCAGGATCGTTGAGGATAAGATCGAAAGCGCATTAAAACCTGAGGAGCGCCCCTGGCAGTACTTCGCTGTTCTGCTTCCCGTTAAGACCACGGGCGTGCACGGAGATCGCAGGGCTTATGGATATACGGTCGCCGTAAGGATGATAGACAGCATAGATGCTATGACGGGCACCTTCACAAAACCTTCATGGGATCTGCTTGAAGACATAGCAAACACAATAACTGATGAGATACCCGATATAAACAGAGTGGTATACGATATAACAAACAAGCCCCCGGCCACAATAGAATGGGAATAG
- a CDS encoding Fur family transcriptional regulator, which yields MVKDYVAMLKEAGYKITPQRLAVIEYLKKGPGHFTANDVYKEIKKTIPTITLATVYNILKAFADVRCINSFDVDGTTWFENEVELHANLMCKVCGNIVDVKIDKGKLLDLLRENSDADFENITLFVRGVCPDCKAKEKQEMASTRPIVH from the coding sequence ATGGTTAAAGACTATGTCGCTATGCTCAAAGAGGCAGGCTACAAGATAACGCCGCAGAGGCTGGCAGTTATTGAGTATCTGAAGAAAGGCCCGGGACACTTTACTGCTAACGATGTTTATAAGGAGATCAAGAAGACCATTCCAACGATCACCCTTGCCACGGTATACAATATATTAAAGGCTTTTGCAGATGTCAGGTGCATAAACTCCTTCGATGTGGATGGCACGACATGGTTCGAGAACGAGGTTGAGCTCCACGCTAACCTTATGTGCAAGGTGTGCGGAAACATAGTTGACGTTAAGATAGATAAGGGGAAGCTTCTTGATCTGCTCAGGGAAAACTCAGACGCTGACTTTGAAAACATAACACTGTTTGTGAGGGGCGTGTGCCCTGATTGCAAAGCGAAGGAAAAACAGGAAATGGCCAGCACAAGGCCAATTGTGCACTGA
- a CDS encoding transcriptional regulator, producing MEDKKDALISKTISMLLDNGFAVADISGQFSASFDIIARRNIERYVLKVLYNIDTLKPTTAYQLAKVAKFLRSTATIVGEKAGGGPLEDGVIYYRHGIPISSLDTFRDYINGEKPYIYSGPGGFYVKINGEALREMRMKMSLSIGYLSHYLGVSRRSVSLYENGSSATIDVFLKLQEIIKSDLVDHTDLFKIIPDNFQEEERVDDVYIQMLLDILERIGLDTKPAYRMPFDILARDEEVVSLIASLLSEEADKTKIEIMKKISSVLEDDAFLISKHSTTRENINGCPVINIVDLEKMTSKDELLRMLEKRAR from the coding sequence GTGGAAGATAAAAAGGATGCGCTGATCTCCAAGACCATATCGATGCTTCTGGATAACGGCTTTGCGGTAGCCGACATAAGTGGGCAGTTCTCAGCATCCTTTGACATAATAGCAAGGAGGAATATAGAGAGATACGTGCTAAAGGTGCTTTACAACATAGACACGCTGAAGCCAACAACGGCATACCAGCTGGCCAAAGTTGCTAAATTCCTAAGATCGACAGCCACTATTGTGGGTGAGAAGGCTGGCGGTGGTCCTCTGGAGGATGGGGTGATATATTACAGGCACGGAATTCCCATATCTTCACTTGATACCTTCAGGGACTATATCAACGGAGAAAAGCCTTACATATATTCCGGGCCGGGTGGGTTCTACGTTAAGATAAACGGTGAAGCGCTCAGAGAGATGAGGATGAAGATGAGCCTCTCCATAGGATACCTGTCGCATTATCTCGGTGTTTCCAGGAGATCGGTATCCCTCTACGAAAATGGATCATCGGCAACGATAGATGTCTTCCTCAAGCTTCAGGAGATCATCAAATCCGATCTGGTGGATCATACGGACCTGTTCAAGATCATTCCAGACAATTTCCAGGAAGAGGAGAGGGTTGATGACGTTTACATACAGATGCTGTTGGATATACTAGAGAGGATCGGGCTGGATACTAAGCCAGCGTACAGGATGCCCTTTGACATTCTTGCAAGGGATGAGGAGGTTGTATCGCTGATAGCTTCCCTGCTGTCAGAAGAGGCGGATAAAACAAAGATAGAGATAATGAAGAAGATTAGCAGTGTTCTTGAGGATGATGCTTTCCTGATCAGCAAGCATTCTACCACCAGAGAGAACATAAATGGATGTCCGGTGATCAACATCGTGGACCTGGAGAAGATGACCAGCAAGGATGAACTTCTTAGGATGCTGGAGAAAAGGGCCAGATGA
- a CDS encoding SAM-dependent methyltransferase, with protein sequence MSSDHRDQYYWRAKRDQFRSRAAYKLEFLIERYGIIKDGQAVLEIGSSPGGWTQVLVDHGCRVVAVDIQPMDEIPGVIFLKLNILREDAAERIREEMARSLVQRFDVVLSDAMAKTSGIRSSDHAASVMIGNAVMKIAMDTLRRGGVAVVKQFQGDMTGDFIKNWGHYFRDHRITKPPASRKESSEVYIIFYGFSGKETDNSVQG encoded by the coding sequence ATGAGTTCCGACCACAGGGATCAGTACTACTGGCGGGCAAAGCGAGATCAGTTCAGGAGCAGGGCCGCATACAAGCTTGAATTCCTGATAGAACGCTACGGTATCATCAAGGATGGACAGGCTGTGCTGGAGATCGGATCATCGCCTGGTGGCTGGACACAGGTGCTTGTCGATCATGGATGCCGTGTAGTTGCGGTGGACATACAGCCCATGGATGAGATACCCGGAGTGATCTTCCTGAAGCTGAACATCCTGAGGGAAGATGCAGCGGAAAGGATAAGGGAGGAAATGGCCAGATCGCTCGTACAGAGATTTGATGTCGTGCTTTCGGACGCCATGGCCAAGACCAGCGGTATAAGAAGCTCTGACCATGCCGCATCGGTGATGATAGGAAACGCAGTCATGAAGATAGCCATGGACACGCTGCGAAGAGGAGGCGTTGCGGTTGTTAAGCAGTTTCAGGGGGACATGACGGGAGATTTCATAAAGAACTGGGGGCATTACTTCAGGGATCACAGGATAACAAAACCGCCGGCATCAAGGAAGGAATCGAGTGAAGTATACATTATTTTTTATGGTTTTTCCGGCAAAGAAACGGACAATAGCGTACAAGGTTAA
- the gcvH gene encoding glycine cleavage system protein GcvH translates to MTEVPEGLNYTKTHEWYRKDGNTATIGITDYAQSQMTDIVYVDLPKVGDKKKAGDVLLTIESVKSAEDVYSPITGTVTAVNEEVAKHPESINKDPYGSWLVKMAIESEGEHLSASEYRKLIQ, encoded by the coding sequence ATGACAGAGGTACCAGAGGGTTTGAACTACACGAAGACGCACGAATGGTACAGAAAGGATGGAAACACAGCGACCATAGGAATAACTGATTATGCTCAGTCCCAGATGACGGATATAGTCTACGTCGATCTTCCAAAGGTTGGGGATAAGAAGAAGGCCGGAGACGTTCTTCTGACAATAGAATCCGTGAAATCAGCAGAGGATGTTTATTCCCCAATAACAGGAACGGTAACCGCCGTAAACGAAGAGGTCGCAAAGCATCCGGAATCAATAAACAAGGATCCTTACGGCAGCTGGCTGGTCAAGATGGCCATTGAGAGTGAGGGAGAACACCTGTCTGCATCGGAGTACAGGAAGTTAATACAATGA